The proteins below come from a single Planctomycetia bacterium genomic window:
- a CDS encoding PEP-CTERM sorting domain-containing protein (PEP-CTERM proteins occur, often in large numbers, in the proteomes of bacteria that also encode an exosortase, a predicted intramembrane cysteine proteinase. The presence of a PEP-CTERM domain at a protein's C-terminus predicts cleavage within the sorting domain, followed by covalent anchoring to some some component of the (usually Gram-negative) cell surface. Many PEP-CTERM proteins exhibit an unusual sequence composition that includes large numbers of potential glycosylation sites. Expression of one such protein has been shown restore the ability of a bacterium to form floc, a type of biofilm.), with translation MIYASRVTVVFAAVLTMSIGVSRGAVIDVDTVIGPDYPFQQETITVVDGIQPPTEVTILDGVLLGTPSGPSVDIALELLGVSRAAMQGGIIQGSTESVAVRDHASFHMVGGEIIFRPIVAHDNSRVVIDAGQWENIQSFDSSRVQINGGGPLGHIYSLKTFGDSHAVINDSGLDALADDTSSIVVNFGRFESFRSLGNSEVLIKGGGYTTGIRALEASVVHIRGLDDDLFSEPLRIENSAVVHVYGTGLHFDVVPDPDIQINVVRGTWADGSEALFRYRLFDQGQIILHEVPEPTAAALLALGAASMLVWRRAHFAALTRSAAKHR, from the coding sequence ATGATATACGCATCTCGCGTCACAGTCGTCTTCGCCGCCGTGTTGACGATGTCGATCGGCGTTAGTCGCGGTGCGGTGATTGACGTCGACACAGTAATCGGCCCCGACTATCCGTTTCAACAGGAGACCATCACAGTCGTCGATGGAATCCAGCCGCCCACAGAAGTGACAATCTTGGACGGCGTGCTTCTGGGAACGCCTTCGGGGCCCAGTGTAGACATTGCGCTCGAACTACTTGGCGTCAGTCGAGCTGCGATGCAAGGCGGCATTATCCAGGGAAGCACCGAATCTGTGGCAGTCCGTGACCATGCGTCATTTCATATGGTCGGAGGCGAGATCATTTTTCGTCCGATCGTAGCCCACGACAACAGCCGTGTCGTTATCGACGCTGGCCAGTGGGAGAATATTCAGTCCTTCGACTCCAGTCGCGTACAGATCAACGGCGGCGGTCCACTCGGCCATATTTATTCTCTGAAAACCTTCGGCGACTCCCACGCGGTCATCAACGATTCCGGCCTGGACGCTTTGGCCGACGACACGAGTTCGATCGTCGTCAACTTCGGCAGGTTTGAGTCGTTCAGGTCGCTGGGCAACTCCGAAGTGTTGATCAAGGGCGGCGGCTACACCACCGGCATCCGCGCGCTGGAGGCAAGCGTCGTGCATATCCGCGGACTCGACGATGATCTGTTCAGCGAACCTTTACGCATCGAGAATTCCGCCGTCGTTCATGTCTATGGGACGGGCCTACACTTCGACGTCGTCCCCGATCCCGACATTCAGATCAACGTCGTCCGCGGCACTTGGGCTGACGGCAGCGAAGCGCTGTTCCGCTACCGCCTCTTCGACCAAGGCCAAATCATCCTCCACGAAGTCCCGGAACCAACCGCCGCCGCCCTCTTGGCCCTCGGCGCGGCTAGCATGCTCGTCTGGCGGCGCGCTCACTTCGCCGCGCTAACTCGCTCGGCGGCCAAGCATAGGTAA